The proteins below are encoded in one region of Syntrophotalea carbinolica DSM 2380:
- a CDS encoding YajQ family cyclic di-GMP-binding protein has translation MPSFDIVSKVDMQEIDNAVNQALKEILQRYDFKGTHNEIKLENEAIVLLGADDYKLDAVIDVLKGKLAKRNVSPKCLDFGKKEPASGTAVRQRVAIVQGISKEKGKEICKLIKNSKLKVQAQIMDDQVRVSGKKIDDLQSVIQLLKGQDVGIELQFINMRS, from the coding sequence ATGCCAAGTTTCGATATTGTGTCCAAAGTCGACATGCAGGAAATCGACAATGCCGTCAATCAGGCCTTGAAGGAGATTCTCCAGCGTTACGATTTCAAGGGGACGCACAACGAGATCAAGCTGGAAAACGAGGCCATCGTTTTGCTCGGGGCCGACGATTACAAGTTGGATGCCGTGATTGACGTGCTTAAAGGGAAGCTGGCCAAACGCAATGTTTCTCCTAAATGTCTCGATTTCGGCAAAAAAGAACCCGCTTCCGGCACCGCGGTACGCCAGAGGGTGGCGATCGTGCAGGGGATTTCCAAGGAAAAGGGCAAGGAAATCTGCAAGCTCATAAAGAACAGTAAACTCAAGGTCCAGGCCCAGATCATGGACGACCAGGTTCGCGTTTCGGGCAAAAAAATCGATGACCTGCAGAGCGTTATACAGCTTCTCAAGGGTCAGGACGTAGGTATCGAACTGCAGTTTATCAACATGCGCTCCTGA
- a CDS encoding LolA family protein, translating into MTKPAMLHVFCLLLLAAWVCPAVHAESARLETVTAALQAPFQNQTKHNRIRDFQADFTQEAYLGSLDQVQTASGRVIVRLAPCQGSSAWFRWEYLLPDPQLIVSDGSTVWVYMPENRQVMESPMPAEGKAGTDNPLAFLTDLGNLNRQFAVTWGEPRQSPEGHYRLLLRPLQPSAYLEQLLLEVDKAVVDGQTGYPLRAATLFGSGGNRTTIRFSTPLLNQNPERALFHFTPPAGTEVLRPEQGAFGQ; encoded by the coding sequence GTGACAAAACCCGCAATGCTGCACGTTTTTTGTCTGCTGCTGCTGGCGGCCTGGGTGTGCCCGGCCGTTCATGCTGAATCGGCTCGTCTGGAGACGGTAACGGCGGCTCTGCAGGCACCTTTTCAAAATCAGACAAAGCACAATCGGATACGGGATTTTCAGGCCGATTTCACTCAGGAAGCTTATCTGGGTTCTTTGGACCAGGTCCAGACCGCCAGTGGTCGGGTCATCGTGCGCTTGGCTCCGTGTCAAGGCTCCTCCGCCTGGTTTCGTTGGGAATACCTGCTCCCCGATCCCCAGTTGATCGTGTCGGACGGTAGCACGGTGTGGGTCTATATGCCGGAAAACCGCCAGGTGATGGAATCGCCCATGCCTGCCGAGGGTAAGGCCGGCACGGACAACCCCCTGGCCTTCCTTACCGACCTTGGCAATCTTAACCGGCAGTTTGCCGTTACCTGGGGGGAGCCCCGCCAGAGTCCCGAGGGGCATTACCGCCTGCTGCTGCGACCGCTGCAGCCTTCCGCCTATCTTGAGCAACTGCTGCTCGAGGTGGACAAGGCGGTGGTGGACGGCCAGACCGGCTATCCGTTGCGCGCGGCCACTCTTTTCGGAAGCGGCGGCAACCGTACGACCATACGTTTCAGCACGCCGCTTCTCAATCAGAACCCGGAGCGCGCTCTGTTTCATTTCACGCCGCCGGCCGGCACCGAAGTTCTGCGTCCCGAACAGGGGGCTTTCGGGCAGTGA
- a CDS encoding FAD:protein FMN transferase yields MSRYRLLAIVLLWFGVAAAFWHVLQDREQPLIRTRLLLGTVVEITVYDPHPQRYIEDVEAAFAEMASLQALTDGSRRDSDVAHLSESVGAVKVAPETLDILAEGVQVGQASGGAFDMTLGRLKALWGFGSAHPRRPSAEEIRAALVGTGPGMLVVDKGEVVKRSDARIDLGGIAKGYIIDRAVAVLEQAGVQCAAVNAGGDLRLIGRRAGPWRIGIRHPRQADALLATLVLPEPMAIVTSGDYERFFEQNGKRYHHLFDPDTGLPAERCQSVTVVSARAGLADALATAVFVLGPKAGLALLERYPRTWGLVVAADGSTLISPGLRERVAWP; encoded by the coding sequence GTGTCTCGCTATCGTCTGCTGGCCATCGTTCTGTTGTGGTTCGGCGTCGCTGCAGCCTTCTGGCATGTGTTGCAGGACCGGGAGCAACCTTTGATCCGCACCCGGCTGTTGCTCGGCACCGTGGTGGAAATCACCGTTTACGACCCGCATCCGCAACGCTACATTGAAGATGTGGAGGCGGCTTTTGCCGAAATGGCCAGTTTGCAGGCACTGACCGATGGTTCCCGCCGCGACAGCGATGTGGCTCATTTGTCAGAGTCTGTGGGGGCTGTCAAGGTGGCGCCTGAAACGCTGGATATTCTTGCCGAAGGGGTGCAGGTGGGCCAAGCCAGCGGCGGTGCTTTCGACATGACGCTGGGACGTCTCAAGGCCCTCTGGGGGTTCGGATCGGCGCATCCCCGGCGGCCGTCTGCGGAGGAAATCCGTGCGGCACTGGTCGGTACCGGTCCCGGCATGCTGGTGGTGGACAAAGGCGAGGTGGTCAAACGGTCCGATGCCCGGATCGATTTAGGCGGCATAGCCAAAGGTTATATCATCGATCGTGCCGTTGCCGTGCTGGAGCAGGCCGGGGTTCAATGCGCCGCGGTCAACGCCGGCGGCGATCTGCGCCTCATCGGCCGGCGTGCCGGCCCCTGGCGGATTGGCATTCGTCATCCCCGCCAGGCCGATGCCCTGCTGGCCACCCTGGTTCTGCCCGAACCGATGGCGATCGTTACTTCCGGCGATTACGAGCGGTTTTTCGAGCAAAACGGCAAGCGCTACCATCATCTTTTCGACCCGGACACCGGTCTGCCTGCAGAACGTTGCCAGAGTGTTACCGTGGTGTCTGCCCGGGCCGGTTTAGCCGATGCGCTGGCCACCGCGGTGTTCGTGCTGGGGCCCAAGGCAGGACTGGCGCTGCTGGAACGTTACCCGCGAACCTGGGGGCTGGTGGTTGCCGCGGACGGCAGCACGCTGATCAGTCCCGGCTTGCGGGAACGGGTTGCCTGGCCATGA
- a CDS encoding Gx transporter family protein has translation MTFSAAERHQTRREVQLALFSALAIGVHTLEVLLPSPLPWLRLGLANILTLCALFLYGGRAAWLVTFTRIGIGSLLLGTLFSPTFFLALAGGTIATALMTTAHVLAGCRLSPVGVSLLGAVGHLFGQLLVAGWLLQHDGLWRLLPLLLVLGLVTGTINGLAANLLLQRLRSHFTHEEAAGLRNESPAKSVNRSVFP, from the coding sequence ATGACTTTCTCAGCCGCTGAGCGCCATCAAACCCGCCGCGAGGTTCAGCTGGCCCTGTTCAGCGCGCTGGCCATCGGGGTGCATACCCTGGAAGTGCTGCTGCCATCACCGTTGCCCTGGTTGCGTTTGGGCCTTGCCAACATCCTGACCCTTTGCGCCCTGTTCCTGTACGGCGGTCGCGCCGCCTGGCTGGTAACTTTTACACGCATCGGCATCGGCAGTCTGCTGCTCGGCACGCTCTTTTCTCCGACCTTTTTTCTGGCTCTGGCCGGTGGTACGATCGCTACAGCCCTGATGACGACCGCCCATGTTTTGGCCGGTTGTCGTCTCAGCCCCGTCGGTGTGTCGCTGCTGGGGGCGGTGGGGCACTTGTTCGGGCAACTGCTGGTGGCCGGCTGGCTGCTGCAGCACGACGGATTGTGGCGGTTGTTGCCGCTGTTACTCGTGCTGGGCCTGGTTACCGGAACCATAAACGGCCTGGCTGCCAATCTTCTGCTGCAGCGGCTGCGGTCGCACTTTACACACGAGGAGGCAGCCGGGCTTCGGAATGAATCACCGGCTAAATCGGTAAATCGATCCGTATTTCCGTGA
- a CDS encoding ABC transporter ATP-binding protein — protein MRRGMFDMDEVTGRHLDWSLFRRFVRLIRPYRVAAVLAMVLLPMATAARLVQPFLVKIAIDNHIVPGRLAGLAQVAALFLAAACVESLLGFWQGYLAQGVGQKITADLRSRGFRHLLRLPVEYFDHHPSGRLVTRLTSDVENVGELFGSGVAAAFGEVFSLVFVVAAMLWLSPTLTLVAFALLPLLGMVLLLFRRRMRQAMRQVRARLAELNGYLAERIAGVGTVRLFGQEQRTLTEFADLQEDYRSCSFAAIRWDVFLFSALETIAALAIAGVLWRGGLSAMEGVATFGTLVAFLEYVQRFFAPLRKLSGQYSLLQASNASLERIFGLLDQQVEAGGVKLRGQGRGALHFDRVCFSYDGRDAVLTDLELDVAPGEMIGIVGDTGSGKTTLGRLLLKFYTPTRGQILLDGQQLDALDPTEVRRRIGWVSQEPFLFAGTVRDNLDPMGRLSDAQLRELLERCGAWAVVEGLGGLQGELMERGRNLSAGERQLLCLVRALAADPAILLFDEATSRLDAATEAVVQQQMERSRHGRTVLVIAHRLRSVQRADRIVLLHRGRIREIGTHSELLARQGLYARLWRLQRLDLNAAPVR, from the coding sequence GTGAGGCGCGGAATGTTCGATATGGACGAAGTCACCGGACGTCATCTCGATTGGAGCCTGTTCCGGCGGTTTGTGCGTCTGATACGCCCCTATCGCGTTGCCGCCGTGCTGGCCATGGTTCTGTTGCCGATGGCCACGGCGGCGCGTCTGGTACAGCCTTTTTTGGTAAAGATCGCCATCGACAACCATATCGTGCCCGGCCGACTGGCCGGTCTGGCACAGGTCGCGGCACTGTTTCTGGCGGCAGCGTGTGTCGAGAGTCTGCTCGGTTTCTGGCAGGGCTATCTGGCGCAGGGCGTGGGGCAGAAGATTACCGCGGATTTGCGTAGCCGGGGGTTCCGGCACCTGTTGCGTTTGCCGGTAGAGTATTTTGACCATCATCCGTCCGGCCGCCTGGTGACACGTCTTACCAGCGATGTTGAGAATGTGGGCGAACTGTTCGGTTCGGGGGTCGCGGCCGCCTTCGGGGAAGTCTTTTCCCTGGTGTTCGTGGTGGCAGCCATGCTGTGGCTGAGTCCGACTCTGACCCTGGTGGCATTTGCCCTGTTGCCGCTGCTGGGGATGGTGCTGTTGCTGTTCCGGCGCCGCATGCGCCAGGCCATGCGCCAGGTGCGGGCGCGCCTGGCCGAGCTTAACGGCTATCTGGCGGAACGTATCGCCGGGGTCGGCACGGTGCGCCTGTTCGGACAGGAACAGCGGACCCTGACCGAATTCGCGGACCTGCAGGAGGATTATCGAAGCTGTTCTTTTGCCGCCATTCGCTGGGACGTATTCCTGTTCAGCGCCTTGGAAACCATTGCCGCACTGGCTATCGCCGGAGTGCTTTGGCGCGGCGGGTTGTCGGCAATGGAAGGGGTCGCCACTTTCGGTACCCTGGTCGCCTTTCTCGAGTATGTCCAGCGGTTTTTTGCTCCGCTGCGCAAGCTGAGCGGCCAATATTCCCTGTTGCAGGCCAGCAACGCGTCTTTGGAGCGTATCTTCGGGTTGCTCGATCAGCAGGTCGAAGCCGGCGGCGTCAAACTTCGCGGACAGGGACGCGGCGCCTTGCATTTCGACCGGGTGTGCTTCAGTTATGACGGTCGCGATGCGGTGCTTACCGATCTGGAACTGGACGTCGCACCGGGGGAGATGATCGGCATTGTGGGGGATACGGGCAGCGGCAAAACGACCCTCGGCCGTCTGTTGTTGAAATTTTACACCCCGACCCGGGGACAAATTCTGCTTGACGGCCAGCAGCTTGACGCACTCGATCCGACCGAGGTGCGTCGTCGCATCGGTTGGGTTTCCCAGGAGCCCTTTTTGTTCGCCGGAACGGTGCGGGACAACCTTGATCCCATGGGGCGTCTTTCCGATGCGCAGTTGCGGGAATTACTGGAACGCTGCGGCGCCTGGGCGGTGGTGGAGGGGCTCGGGGGATTGCAGGGGGAGTTGATGGAGCGCGGACGCAACCTTTCGGCGGGAGAACGCCAGTTGTTATGCCTGGTGCGCGCCCTGGCCGCCGACCCTGCCATTTTACTTTTCGACGAGGCGACCAGCCGCCTGGATGCGGCTACCGAAGCTGTTGTGCAGCAGCAGATGGAACGCTCCCGGCATGGTCGTACGGTGCTGGTTATCGCCCATCGATTGCGTTCGGTACAACGGGCTGATCGCATCGTGCTGCTGCATCGGGGTCGGATTCGTGAAATCGGGACGCATTCCGAACTGCTGGCACGGCAGGGGCTGTACGCGCGGCTATGGCGCTTGCAGCGTCTTGACCTTAACGCCGCACCGGTGCGGTAA
- a CDS encoding chemotaxis protein CheA, protein MNQHQYLQIFLDESREHLLGMQHWLEVLAEQPQNRQGLDALFRSVHSIKGMAASMGFRRLAAMAHAMEDGLDRLRRSGRLPAEAVTQLQQGVDDLEQRLADVVAGRPERDDTDQVVPSQECLQHLCIRMPEAAVSRWLLLINELMRLGTLQNCRPEPDTIAEGTLPEVLELDLLCSCTVEEIAQRCRQVSPGIDVQGICASGPAPDMPVHHGVGQATVRVSTRLLDRFVGLTGELLTARHRLQESLQKGQAQEIEDSALLLDRLLADLRHQVLDARMVPLEAVTATLPRLVRELCRKTGKDIQLKLDGTEVHLDRAILEALSDPLQHMVRNAVDHGIEDRGTITISAQRDRDRVTLDVRDDGRGLDRERLAARARDMGFCEAGQAAGMSDAALLQLICQPGFTTASRLTEISGRGIGMDVVRHTIDKLGGSLQLVSEPDQGVCFRFILPLTVSIVPVLLVEAGGQTVALPVMWIEQTLDIPARQLVAAGGDHVAELEDRRLPVYFLSNLLGRPTAGQGTGSSIVCELRGGEAGLVVDAVAGQQDVFVKPLSFPLNHIQGLSGATILGDGRIIFLLDPCALLLSYRSQATKGDML, encoded by the coding sequence GTGAATCAACACCAGTATCTGCAAATTTTTCTGGACGAATCCCGCGAGCATCTCCTCGGCATGCAGCACTGGCTGGAGGTGTTGGCCGAACAACCGCAGAACCGCCAGGGTCTGGATGCCTTGTTCCGGTCGGTGCATTCCATCAAGGGCATGGCTGCCAGCATGGGATTTCGCCGTTTGGCGGCCATGGCCCATGCCATGGAAGACGGGCTGGACAGATTACGGCGTAGCGGCCGACTGCCGGCTGAAGCGGTGACACAGTTACAACAGGGCGTTGACGACCTGGAACAGAGGCTTGCCGATGTGGTGGCGGGGCGGCCGGAAAGGGACGATACCGATCAGGTTGTCCCCTCTCAAGAATGTCTGCAGCATCTGTGTATCCGCATGCCGGAGGCGGCGGTTTCGCGCTGGCTGTTACTGATAAACGAATTGATGCGACTCGGAACCCTGCAAAATTGCAGGCCCGAACCGGACACGATTGCCGAAGGCACATTGCCGGAGGTACTGGAGCTCGATCTGCTTTGCAGTTGCACGGTCGAGGAGATCGCCCAGCGTTGCCGACAGGTTTCTCCTGGGATCGATGTGCAGGGGATATGCGCATCCGGCCCGGCTCCGGATATGCCGGTGCACCACGGTGTCGGTCAGGCCACGGTGCGGGTTTCCACCCGTTTGCTGGATCGTTTTGTCGGGTTGACCGGGGAACTGTTGACGGCACGCCATCGGTTGCAGGAATCTCTGCAGAAAGGCCAAGCGCAGGAGATTGAAGACAGCGCTCTGCTCCTTGATCGGTTGCTTGCCGATCTGCGTCACCAGGTCCTTGATGCCCGTATGGTGCCTTTGGAGGCGGTCACAGCCACATTGCCGAGGCTGGTCAGGGAGTTGTGCCGAAAAACAGGCAAAGATATCCAGTTGAAGTTGGATGGAACCGAAGTTCACCTCGATCGCGCCATACTCGAGGCCTTGTCCGACCCTTTGCAGCACATGGTGCGCAATGCCGTGGATCACGGAATCGAAGATCGCGGGACCATTACCATTTCAGCTCAGCGCGATCGCGATCGGGTGACTCTCGATGTTCGTGACGACGGTCGGGGGCTGGATCGCGAGCGGCTCGCAGCCCGCGCGCGGGATATGGGGTTTTGCGAAGCAGGGCAGGCTGCCGGCATGAGCGATGCCGCGTTACTGCAGCTTATCTGCCAGCCCGGTTTTACCACCGCTTCGCGCCTGACGGAGATTTCCGGTCGGGGCATCGGTATGGATGTGGTGCGGCATACGATCGACAAGCTTGGCGGTTCGCTGCAACTTGTTTCGGAACCGGACCAGGGCGTCTGTTTTCGATTCATCCTGCCCCTGACGGTATCCATTGTTCCGGTGTTGCTGGTAGAAGCCGGCGGGCAGACGGTCGCTTTGCCTGTCATGTGGATCGAGCAGACCCTGGACATTCCGGCGCGGCAATTGGTCGCGGCCGGCGGTGATCATGTCGCCGAACTTGAAGATCGCAGGCTGCCGGTATATTTTTTATCCAACCTGCTGGGGCGGCCTACAGCCGGCCAGGGGACGGGCTCCAGCATCGTCTGCGAGCTGCGTGGCGGAGAAGCCGGCCTGGTGGTGGACGCGGTTGCCGGGCAGCAGGACGTATTCGTCAAACCCCTGTCTTTTCCATTGAACCATATCCAAGGCTTGAGCGGTGCCACCATCCTCGGCGATGGCCGAATCATCTTTCTGCTCGATCCTTGTGCGCTGCTGTTGAGCTATCGGTCGCAAGCGACCAAAGGAGATATGCTGTGA
- the rimO gene encoding 30S ribosomal protein S12 methylthiotransferase RimO: MISLGCAKNLVDAEVMLGYLPQDRFEITTDEAQADIIIVNTCGFISDAKEESVETLLEAIEYKKSGNCTLLVVTGCLSQRYAEDMAKELPEVDILLGTGDVPRILELIEAHDRGEDVRQSVGLPQYLYDHTTPRVASSPFYSTYVKIAEGCNNLCSYCIIPQLRGPLRSRSIASVVAEVERLVAAGAQEVNLIAQDITAFGADRHDGASLEGLLRELVKISELRWLRLLYAYPDGISDELIELVATEEKICSYFDVPLQHIDDRVLARMNRRVGEDTIRDLIHRMRQRIPDLTLRTSFIVGFPGETDAEFAKLLAFVEEGHFDRVGVFRYSREEDTPAASLPDQVPEGVKKSRYNKLMKAQQRVSFRRNRALIGRVEPVLVEGYSEETELLLSGRSIRQAPDVDGQVYITAGQADVGQIVPLRITDSSEYDLIGEIVDESDE; encoded by the coding sequence ATGATCAGCCTGGGCTGCGCCAAAAATCTGGTGGATGCCGAGGTGATGTTGGGGTATCTGCCCCAGGATCGGTTTGAAATTACCACCGATGAGGCTCAGGCGGATATCATTATCGTCAATACCTGTGGTTTCATCAGCGACGCCAAAGAGGAATCGGTGGAAACCCTTCTCGAGGCCATCGAATATAAAAAATCCGGCAACTGTACCTTGCTGGTGGTGACTGGTTGCCTGTCCCAGCGTTATGCGGAAGATATGGCCAAGGAACTGCCGGAGGTCGATATTCTGCTCGGCACCGGTGATGTGCCGCGCATCCTGGAACTCATTGAAGCCCACGACCGTGGCGAAGATGTTCGCCAGTCGGTGGGCTTGCCGCAGTATCTTTACGATCACACCACTCCGCGAGTCGCTTCTTCGCCGTTTTATTCGACCTATGTGAAAATCGCCGAGGGCTGCAACAATCTCTGCTCCTACTGTATCATTCCGCAGCTGCGCGGGCCGCTGCGCTCCCGTTCCATCGCATCGGTGGTGGCCGAAGTGGAACGCCTGGTGGCGGCAGGGGCGCAGGAAGTCAATCTTATCGCTCAGGACATCACGGCTTTCGGTGCCGACCGCCACGACGGGGCCAGCCTGGAGGGGCTGCTACGCGAGCTGGTCAAGATTTCCGAGCTGCGCTGGCTGCGCCTGCTGTACGCCTATCCCGACGGTATCAGCGATGAACTGATCGAGCTGGTGGCGACCGAGGAAAAGATCTGCAGTTATTTCGATGTGCCCCTGCAGCATATCGATGATCGGGTGCTGGCGCGCATGAATCGGCGGGTCGGGGAAGATACCATTCGTGATCTTATCCATCGCATGCGTCAGCGGATTCCCGATTTGACGCTGCGGACTTCGTTTATCGTCGGTTTTCCCGGCGAAACGGATGCGGAATTCGCCAAGTTGCTGGCGTTTGTCGAGGAGGGCCATTTCGACCGGGTTGGCGTGTTCCGCTACTCCCGCGAAGAAGATACGCCGGCGGCAAGCTTGCCCGACCAAGTGCCCGAAGGGGTCAAAAAAAGCCGCTACAACAAACTGATGAAGGCCCAGCAGCGGGTTTCTTTCCGCCGCAACCGGGCCCTGATCGGACGTGTTGAGCCGGTGCTGGTCGAAGGCTACAGCGAAGAGACCGAGCTGCTTCTCAGCGGGCGCAGTATTCGCCAGGCCCCCGATGTCGACGGGCAGGTTTACATCACCGCCGGTCAGGCCGATGTCGGACAGATCGTACCGTTGCGTATTACCGATTCGTCGGAATACGATCTTATCGGTGAAATCGTCGACGAGTCCGACGAGTAA
- a CDS encoding ABC transporter ATP-binding protein: MRRLRFLLPYFKPYRSILLAGLLWLLVTDVLGLLGPWLLKVGIDAVQQHRAQTLYGAGLLLAVMALLRYATRSRSRHCFLHTACRLENDLRQHLLARLLQQGGSFFDRYRTGDLLSRFTNDIGNLRTLAGFGLMIFVNTLMVYGMTLVVLLGMSPVLTLVALLPYPLLFLLTRYLSSRLLAASAKVQRGLGQVSETLEEGIGGHAVIRSYGLRSLRGAYFDTLNERYLHASLVLARLRNAIGPSMALIAPLGTLLVLYFGGRRVIDQQLSLGELVAFNAYLVQLTMPTLMLGWILGLVQRGAASAERLADILQLQQPPKGLPIAQRQGPPAVCFRNLTFGYVDKPVLRDLQLEVAPGSLIGVAGPTGSGKSTLLRLLAGLYVPEPEQLFIDGRDLTQLDGGAYRQRVAMVPQEGRLFSGSLRDNLLYAVPDADDNLLQKVVEAVCLQDDIAGFAQGFDTRVGEGGQALSGGQRQRVCLGRALARDAGLWLLDDPFSHLDAATAQSVWRQLRRWLVGKTVFLASGQASLLAGADRIVVLDAGRLVESGTYDALRAQKGVYARLLEKERLQRELEGLS, encoded by the coding sequence ATGCGCCGATTGCGCTTTTTACTGCCTTATTTCAAACCGTACCGGTCGATTCTTCTGGCCGGATTGCTGTGGCTGCTGGTGACCGATGTGTTGGGCCTTTTGGGGCCCTGGCTGCTTAAGGTCGGGATCGATGCCGTACAGCAGCACCGTGCGCAGACTCTGTACGGTGCCGGACTGCTGCTGGCGGTCATGGCGTTGCTGCGCTATGCCACCCGCAGTCGATCCCGCCATTGTTTTCTGCACACCGCCTGCCGCCTGGAAAACGATTTGCGTCAGCATCTACTGGCTCGCCTGCTCCAGCAGGGCGGGTCTTTTTTCGACCGTTATCGCACCGGGGATTTGTTGTCCCGGTTCACCAACGATATAGGCAATCTGCGTACTCTGGCCGGTTTCGGGCTGATGATCTTTGTCAATACGTTGATGGTGTATGGCATGACCCTGGTTGTTTTACTGGGCATGTCGCCGGTTCTGACCCTGGTTGCGTTGTTGCCCTATCCCCTGCTGTTTTTGCTGACCCGCTATCTGTCCAGTCGCCTGCTGGCAGCTTCAGCCAAGGTTCAACGAGGCCTGGGCCAGGTCAGCGAGACGCTGGAGGAGGGCATCGGCGGTCACGCCGTGATTCGCAGTTATGGCCTGCGGAGCTTGCGCGGCGCATATTTCGACACCCTCAACGAACGTTATCTGCACGCCAGCCTGGTTTTGGCCCGGTTGCGCAATGCCATCGGTCCCAGCATGGCGCTTATCGCACCGCTGGGCACTTTGTTGGTCTTGTACTTCGGCGGCCGCAGGGTCATCGATCAACAGCTGTCCCTGGGAGAACTGGTGGCGTTTAATGCCTATCTGGTGCAACTGACCATGCCGACGCTGATGCTCGGCTGGATACTGGGGTTGGTCCAGCGCGGTGCCGCCAGCGCCGAGCGTCTGGCGGATATTCTGCAGTTGCAGCAGCCGCCCAAAGGGCTGCCTATTGCGCAGCGGCAAGGTCCGCCAGCGGTGTGCTTTCGCAACCTGACCTTCGGTTATGTCGACAAGCCGGTATTACGGGATTTGCAGCTGGAGGTGGCGCCCGGCAGTCTGATCGGTGTGGCCGGCCCGACAGGTTCCGGTAAAAGTACCCTGCTGCGATTGCTGGCCGGGCTCTATGTTCCTGAGCCGGAACAGTTGTTCATAGATGGTCGGGATCTGACCCAACTGGATGGCGGGGCATACCGGCAGCGGGTCGCCATGGTGCCCCAGGAGGGTCGATTGTTCTCCGGCTCGCTGCGGGATAATTTGCTGTACGCCGTGCCCGATGCCGATGACAATCTGTTGCAAAAGGTGGTCGAGGCCGTCTGCCTGCAGGATGACATCGCGGGTTTTGCGCAAGGATTTGACACCCGTGTCGGGGAAGGCGGCCAGGCACTGTCCGGGGGGCAGCGCCAGCGGGTTTGCCTCGGCCGGGCTCTGGCCAGGGATGCCGGTCTGTGGTTGCTGGATGATCCTTTCAGCCATCTTGATGCCGCCACGGCGCAATCCGTATGGCGGCAGCTTCGGCGATGGCTGGTCGGGAAAACCGTTTTTCTGGCCTCGGGACAGGCCTCTTTGCTGGCGGGGGCGGATCGCATCGTGGTGCTGGATGCCGGACGATTGGTGGAATCCGGGACCTATGATGCCTTGCGTGCGCAAAAAGGGGTGTACGCCCGGTTGTTGGAAAAAGAACGACTACAGCGTGAACTGGAGGGCTTGTCGTGA
- a CDS encoding chemotaxis protein CheW, whose product MARTLLLASGRSLFGLDIRDVREVLKGEPVHQVPLAPAGLLGAINVHDTVVPVIDFGRLLGRDHAPVDQVVVLESHPLALAVTAVHGLCTPVLCLPGGIVHPWVHEVFISSRGIAGLIDAVVLQQTLQRWLTPAGCMTSASRPDRI is encoded by the coding sequence ATGGCGCGTACTTTGTTGCTGGCTTCGGGCCGGTCGTTGTTCGGACTTGATATCCGGGATGTTCGCGAGGTTCTCAAGGGCGAGCCTGTGCATCAGGTGCCGTTGGCACCGGCCGGTCTGCTGGGGGCCATCAATGTGCACGATACGGTGGTGCCGGTCATTGATTTTGGCCGTCTGCTCGGTAGGGACCATGCGCCGGTGGATCAGGTTGTGGTCCTGGAATCTCACCCGTTAGCGCTGGCGGTAACCGCGGTGCATGGTCTGTGTACCCCTGTGTTATGTCTGCCCGGTGGGATTGTGCATCCTTGGGTTCACGAGGTGTTCATCAGTAGCCGCGGCATCGCCGGTTTGATCGATGCCGTCGTTTTGCAGCAGACGCTGCAGCGGTGGCTGACACCGGCTGGATGTATGACATCAGCCTCTCGGCCGGATCGGATCTGA
- a CDS encoding NusG domain II-containing protein, which yields MTLPTRLTIWDGGLMGILLLAALVAWPLMRGPEGARVIVERDGRVLFSAPLDTHRRVSLDGPYGPTVVLVEQGQVRIESSSCPRHLCQRQGSIQRQGQMLVCLPNRLLVRICGPATDANDYDFLSR from the coding sequence ATGACCCTGCCGACGCGGTTGACGATCTGGGATGGCGGTCTTATGGGCATATTGCTCCTCGCTGCCCTGGTTGCCTGGCCGCTGATGCGCGGTCCCGAAGGTGCCAGGGTGATCGTGGAACGTGACGGACGGGTGCTTTTCTCCGCCCCGCTCGATACCCACCGACGGGTGTCCCTGGATGGCCCTTACGGTCCCACGGTGGTGCTGGTGGAGCAAGGACAGGTCCGGATCGAGTCATCCTCCTGTCCCCGTCACCTGTGCCAACGGCAGGGTTCCATTCAAAGACAGGGGCAGATGCTCGTCTGCCTGCCTAACAGGTTGCTGGTTCGTATCTGCGGTCCGGCAACGGATGCAAACGACTATGACTTTCTCAGCCGCTGA